A window from Patescibacteria group bacterium encodes these proteins:
- a CDS encoding AtpZ/AtpI family protein, whose translation MQSAVSFALEFGFTVALTLFLGVRGGGWADTYFGFAPLFTLLGIFFALGLSGFWTYRKLRSMKL comes from the coding sequence ATGCAGTCTGCGGTTTCTTTTGCCTTAGAATTTGGTTTCACCGTCGCACTCACCCTATTTCTTGGCGTTCGCGGTGGTGGTTGGGCGGATACCTATTTTGGTTTTGCACCGCTGTTCACGTTGCTCGGCATATTTTTTGCGCTTGGACTTAGTGGTTTTTGGACCTATCGGAAGTTACGCTCAATGAAGCTGTAA
- the atpG gene encoding ATP synthase F1 subunit gamma, which yields MPGSTREIKRRIRGVKNIRQITRAMELVSAAKMQRAVSAVQRSRRYASLAWDMLLSVTSKLRGVHPLLNVRPIKNILIITVSSNRGLAGGYNTKVSEAARQYVAGSDSDVEVSVVALGKKGRDYLMKRAVKVVADFERDERGGTVVEVTPIVRLAFDGYLAGTYDEVAVAYTDFVSMLRQEPRVRRLLPLKSPDEMLGHTMHDEAPESVTDAAHHVFEPDAATLLNELVPRLLEMQLYQAVQEANASEHAARMLAMRNASDAAKDLSADLTLTLNQLRQGGITRELAEISAGRMAIGA from the coding sequence ATGCCAGGCTCCACCAGAGAAATTAAACGTCGTATTCGCGGGGTAAAGAATATCCGCCAGATTACGCGCGCCATGGAACTGGTGTCGGCGGCTAAAATGCAGCGAGCCGTTTCGGCGGTGCAGCGTTCACGTCGCTACGCGTCATTAGCGTGGGATATGTTGCTTTCGGTTACCAGTAAGCTTCGCGGTGTGCATCCGCTTTTAAATGTCCGACCAATCAAGAACATACTTATTATTACAGTATCTTCAAATCGTGGTTTGGCTGGTGGGTACAATACAAAAGTTTCTGAAGCTGCCCGACAGTATGTAGCTGGAAGTGACAGTGACGTGGAAGTGTCTGTCGTGGCGCTTGGGAAGAAAGGGCGAGATTATTTGATGAAACGTGCGGTGAAAGTGGTGGCAGATTTTGAGCGCGATGAACGAGGTGGCACAGTCGTTGAGGTAACACCAATTGTTCGTCTGGCGTTTGATGGCTACTTGGCCGGCACGTACGATGAGGTGGCAGTAGCGTACACTGACTTTGTTTCCATGCTCCGTCAAGAGCCGCGCGTGCGACGATTACTTCCTCTTAAGTCCCCTGACGAAATGCTCGGTCACACAATGCATGACGAGGCACCAGAATCAGTAACAGATGCTGCGCACCATGTTTTTGAGCCTGACGCCGCAACACTGCTAAATGAGCTAGTGCCGCGACTTTTGGAAATGCAGCTCTATCAAGCGGTGCAGGAAGCAAATGCTTCTGAACATGCTGCTCGAATGCTTGCTATGCGAAACGCTTCGGACGCCGCCAAAGATTTAAGCGCCGACCTCACCCTCACTCTAAACCAGTTGCGCCAAGGAGGTATTACCCGTGAACTTGCAGAAATCAGCGCTGGCCGTATGGCTATTGGCGCATAA
- a CDS encoding 3-deoxy-7-phosphoheptulonate synthase, translating to MSSYLEMIQDTNVAGIKHLVPPAVLLEDLPLDEETARQIVQGREAVRAVLRGGDNRLIAVVGPCSIHDPVAALEYAQRLRLVQSRLQGEIVVVMRVYFEKPRTTVGWKGLINDPGLDGSFRINDGLRTARQLLLDINRLGVVAGGEFLDVISPQYLGDLFVWGAIGARTTESQVHRELASGLSVPVGFKNGTDGNTDVAVQAVFCARTGHNFLSVTQEGNTAIVLTKGNPDSHVILRGGAKSTNYDATSIGRVVTALKVAAIPGRVIVDCSHGNSLKNYKLQRKAAESIGDQLRAGSKHIAGIMLESHLKEAAQQLGTGQEMQYGVSITDGCIGWEETEEILETLAAAVKQGRQKA from the coding sequence ATGAGCAGTTACTTGGAAATGATTCAGGATACCAACGTGGCAGGAATCAAACACTTGGTGCCGCCAGCGGTCTTGCTGGAAGACCTGCCCCTCGACGAAGAGACCGCACGTCAAATCGTGCAAGGCCGAGAAGCGGTCAGAGCAGTTTTGCGGGGCGGTGATAACCGTTTGATTGCAGTGGTCGGACCGTGCTCGATCCATGACCCGGTTGCCGCGCTGGAGTATGCGCAACGCCTGCGGTTGGTGCAGAGCCGGCTGCAAGGCGAGATTGTGGTGGTGATGCGAGTATACTTCGAAAAGCCGAGAACGACCGTAGGCTGGAAGGGGTTGATTAACGACCCTGGCTTGGATGGTAGTTTTCGCATCAACGACGGGTTGCGAACGGCGCGTCAACTCCTGCTCGACATCAATCGCTTGGGTGTGGTTGCAGGGGGTGAATTCCTTGACGTGATCAGTCCTCAGTATCTCGGGGACCTCTTTGTTTGGGGGGCGATTGGCGCTCGCACGACGGAGAGTCAGGTTCATCGGGAGTTGGCATCGGGCCTTTCGGTTCCGGTTGGTTTCAAGAATGGAACCGACGGAAATACCGATGTTGCGGTTCAGGCGGTGTTTTGCGCTCGAACAGGGCACAATTTCCTTTCCGTCACACAGGAGGGGAACACTGCCATCGTACTGACGAAGGGTAATCCTGATTCGCACGTCATTCTTCGCGGAGGTGCGAAGTCGACGAACTACGATGCGACATCCATCGGTCGTGTGGTCACGGCCCTTAAGGTGGCAGCCATTCCTGGGCGGGTGATTGTCGACTGCAGTCACGGCAACAGCCTGAAGAATTACAAACTTCAGAGAAAGGCTGCCGAGTCGATTGGAGATCAACTCCGCGCAGGGTCAAAGCACATCGCAGGGATCATGCTTGAGAGCCATCTCAAAGAGGCTGCGCAGCAACTTGGGACTGGTCAGGAGATGCAATACGGGGTGAGCATCACGGACGGCTGCATCGGATGGGAGGAAACTGAGGAGATTCTTGAGACGTTGGCTGCGGCAGTGAAGCAGGGTAGACAGAAGGCGTAA
- a CDS encoding phosphatase PAP2 family protein produces the protein MRRELKKGIVNITAGIAVVVLLRVLVVFSSFVQHIDQALYAIVISFRTTVLTTFMRGVTVIGLEGIVAVGIAFLGFFLLQRRYTLVVRLAALLVGTYIAQDATKLFFNVPRPPISYWLVAESSSSFPSGHALGATVLFGFIYWLIARSGVHRFVCWSAYSVAIVIIFLVGLSRIYLGVHWPSDVIAGWILGFFWLRAVLR, from the coding sequence ATGCGACGTGAACTTAAAAAAGGAATTGTAAACATAACAGCGGGTATTGCCGTTGTTGTATTGTTACGCGTGCTAGTTGTTTTTAGTTCGTTTGTGCAGCACATTGATCAAGCACTCTATGCGATTGTGATTTCATTTCGTACCACTGTCCTTACGACTTTTATGCGAGGTGTTACGGTGATTGGACTGGAGGGTATTGTCGCCGTAGGCATTGCTTTTTTAGGTTTCTTTCTTTTGCAGCGTCGCTATACATTAGTCGTTCGACTCGCGGCACTTTTAGTAGGTACGTATATTGCACAAGACGCGACGAAATTATTTTTTAACGTGCCACGGCCGCCGATTTCCTATTGGCTTGTTGCCGAGAGTTCTTCAAGTTTTCCAAGTGGACACGCCTTAGGCGCCACAGTGCTTTTTGGATTCATCTATTGGTTGATTGCTCGGTCGGGTGTGCATCGTTTCGTGTGCTGGTCTGCCTACAGCGTAGCTATCGTTATTATTTTTCTTGTTGGATTGAGCCGTATATATTTGGGTGTTCATTGGCCGAGTGATGTCATCGCTGGTTGGATTTTAGGTTTCTTTTGGTTGCGAGCTGTCCTTCGTTAA
- the atpE gene encoding ATP synthase F0 subunit C, translating to MELGELMAIGAKAFAIAFGGVMPAWAIGKIASKAMESIGRNPESADKLFVPMLLGMAFAEAIAIYALVVAFTL from the coding sequence ATGGAACTCGGAGAATTGATGGCTATCGGAGCAAAGGCATTTGCCATTGCATTTGGAGGTGTAATGCCAGCGTGGGCGATTGGTAAAATCGCGAGTAAAGCAATGGAGTCTATTGGTCGTAACCCAGAGTCAGCCGATAAGTTGTTCGTTCCTATGCTTCTTGGTATGGCGTTTGCTGAAGCCATTGCCATTTACGCATTAGTTGTAGCGTTCACTCTCTAG
- the atpA gene encoding F0F1 ATP synthase subunit alpha translates to MATLAQTIVEQLKKKLEAADVPVTASAVGTVLDVGDGIATVAGLPNTKSAELLVFTSALGEKVYGVALNLLEDVIGVVVLGESTKLSAGDTVVGSGEVLSVPTGPALVGRVVDPLGEPIDGKGPLKGESIMQPVERIAPGVMYRKSVDTPLQTGIKAIDAMIPIGRGQRELIIGDRQTGKTAIAVDTIINQQGKGVHCIYVAIGQKESKVAKIVAEFQARGAMEYTTVVVAGASDSAALSFLAPYTGCAIGEYFLENGKDALVVYDDLSKHAVAYRQISLLLKRPPGREAYPGDVFYLHSRLLERAARLSDERGGGSLTALPIIETQAGDVSAYIPTNVISITDGQIYLESDLFYQGIRPALNVGLSVSRVGSAAQVKAMKKVSGKLRLDLAQYRELAAFAQFGSDLDENTKASIERGKRVTELLTQPQYSPYDVIDQVIAIFAAVNGFIDTVPVEDVQAWEKGLIKHVRSAYRDLAARLDETKAITDEDMALLTEAIKSYQA, encoded by the coding sequence ATGGCAACACTGGCACAAACAATTGTTGAGCAGCTTAAGAAAAAGCTTGAAGCGGCTGACGTACCAGTCACCGCAAGTGCGGTTGGTACCGTACTCGATGTCGGTGACGGCATCGCGACCGTGGCGGGTTTACCGAATACGAAGTCAGCCGAACTTCTGGTGTTTACGAGTGCCCTGGGTGAAAAAGTCTACGGGGTGGCTTTAAACTTGCTCGAAGACGTCATTGGTGTGGTTGTGCTTGGGGAAAGCACAAAACTTTCTGCTGGCGACACGGTGGTCGGCAGTGGGGAAGTGCTCTCGGTTCCAACTGGTCCGGCGCTCGTCGGTCGTGTTGTTGACCCACTTGGTGAGCCAATTGACGGTAAGGGGCCATTGAAGGGTGAATCCATCATGCAACCGGTCGAACGTATCGCGCCTGGGGTCATGTATCGAAAATCAGTCGACACGCCACTCCAAACAGGTATTAAAGCCATTGATGCCATGATTCCAATTGGTCGTGGTCAGCGTGAACTTATTATTGGCGACCGGCAGACGGGGAAAACAGCCATTGCGGTGGATACCATCATTAACCAGCAAGGGAAGGGCGTGCACTGCATTTATGTTGCTATCGGGCAGAAGGAATCAAAGGTGGCCAAGATTGTGGCTGAATTTCAGGCGCGCGGCGCCATGGAGTACACGACTGTGGTTGTGGCTGGTGCCTCTGACTCTGCGGCGCTTTCATTCTTGGCACCCTACACTGGTTGCGCTATTGGCGAATACTTCCTTGAAAACGGGAAAGACGCCCTCGTTGTGTATGACGACCTCTCAAAGCATGCAGTTGCCTATCGGCAGATTTCGCTTCTCTTGAAACGTCCGCCTGGTCGTGAAGCGTACCCTGGTGATGTTTTTTATCTTCACTCTCGCTTATTAGAACGAGCAGCACGACTGAGTGACGAACGTGGCGGTGGTTCACTCACGGCGCTCCCTATTATTGAGACACAAGCCGGCGACGTGTCTGCCTATATTCCGACGAACGTCATTTCTATTACCGACGGCCAAATTTACCTTGAATCTGATTTGTTCTACCAAGGTATACGGCCGGCATTAAACGTTGGTCTGTCCGTTTCGCGGGTTGGTTCTGCGGCGCAAGTGAAGGCCATGAAAAAGGTATCTGGTAAGCTGCGACTTGATTTAGCGCAATATCGTGAATTGGCAGCCTTTGCGCAATTCGGCTCAGACCTCGATGAAAACACGAAGGCTAGTATTGAACGCGGCAAACGGGTAACAGAACTCCTCACCCAACCACAATATTCGCCGTACGACGTTATTGACCAAGTCATTGCAATTTTTGCCGCCGTGAACGGTTTTATTGATACGGTGCCAGTTGAAGATGTGCAAGCGTGGGAGAAAGGCCTTATCAAACATGTGCGCTCCGCGTACCGTGATTTGGCTGCGCGATTAGACGAAACCAAGGCCATAACTGACGAAGACATGGCGTTACTGACAGAAGCAATTAAAAGTTACCAGGCCTAA
- the pyrF gene encoding orotidine-5'-phosphate decarboxylase — MREISFSDLWADAQSAKMHLCVGLDPTQDGIPLAVKEQFAREMAAPFGAVLSKNVKLVRAARFSHQPPLTTRMLRAFMAELDQRFVTQGLLVIFAANIVDAVAPYTRVFKPNLAFWLRFGTAGVAALKVVIDYIYERVPGALVILDAKWLDIGNTNNAYLDALDWFGVHAVTLHSYLGWKAGLEHFVVARPDLGFFVLCRTTNPGAKDFQDLGVMEYDMPLYQVVATMAETTWNEKGNVGLVTGATFPAELAETRKIWKGRLLIPGIGKQKGALAESLDGARLPDGTIDSVVNLSSAISGASMDADYAEKAGEVAATYHKKMTLILAAA; from the coding sequence GTGCGAGAGATTTCGTTTTCCGACCTCTGGGCAGATGCCCAAAGTGCCAAGATGCATTTGTGCGTGGGGCTGGACCCGACTCAGGACGGCATTCCGCTCGCCGTCAAGGAGCAGTTCGCCCGTGAGATGGCCGCGCCGTTCGGGGCGGTGCTCTCGAAGAATGTGAAGTTGGTCCGCGCTGCTCGGTTTTCACACCAGCCGCCGCTGACGACGAGAATGCTCCGTGCATTTATGGCCGAGCTCGACCAGCGTTTCGTAACGCAGGGTTTGCTCGTGATTTTCGCCGCGAACATCGTCGATGCGGTCGCGCCTTACACGCGTGTGTTCAAGCCGAACCTGGCGTTCTGGTTGCGGTTCGGCACCGCCGGCGTTGCTGCTCTCAAGGTGGTCATCGACTACATCTACGAGCGTGTACCCGGAGCACTGGTGATTCTCGATGCCAAATGGTTGGATATCGGGAATACGAACAACGCGTATCTTGATGCCCTCGACTGGTTCGGGGTGCACGCGGTGACCCTTCACAGCTACCTCGGATGGAAGGCTGGCTTGGAACATTTCGTGGTGGCTCGACCTGATCTTGGATTCTTCGTGCTTTGCCGGACCACAAATCCGGGAGCAAAGGACTTCCAGGATCTCGGGGTGATGGAGTACGATATGCCGCTCTACCAAGTTGTGGCAACCATGGCCGAAACGACCTGGAATGAGAAAGGTAACGTCGGTCTCGTCACCGGCGCCACGTTCCCGGCTGAACTTGCCGAGACCAGGAAGATCTGGAAGGGGCGTCTGCTCATTCCGGGTATCGGCAAGCAGAAAGGTGCGCTCGCTGAGTCGCTCGATGGGGCGAGACTGCCGGACGGCACCATTGACAGCGTCGTGAACCTGTCGAGTGCGATCTCGGGCGCGTCGATGGATGCAGACTATGCAGAGAAAGCGGGAGAGGTAGCGGCGACCTATCACAAGAAGATGACACTCATTTTGGCCGCGGCGTAG
- a CDS encoding ComEC/Rec2 family competence protein, producing the protein MRQRWIVFAAAFFIFTVALLVWERRPTTDLTVSVLNVGQGDAIYIAFPTGERWLIDGGPDKSILAELDAILPFGDRRLTGVILTHPHSDHVAGLVSVINRYTVTYVVMPVAEHTSPPYLAFLEAIKQQQLKVIPVDHPFAWGGVSKGVSWRWEFLYPTTRLGKLPDNNETSIVSKLTYGKRSFLFTGDAPADVERALLAAGRNLKSDVLKVGHHGSDTSTSQEFLAAVAPQYAVISLGERNRYGHPSVEVVSRLEKAGASVLRTDNDGAITFYTNGDIVTVDKRP; encoded by the coding sequence ATGCGGCAGCGTTGGATTGTTTTTGCGGCAGCGTTTTTTATTTTTACGGTTGCCCTACTGGTTTGGGAGCGGCGGCCTACAACAGACCTTACTGTGTCTGTGTTGAATGTTGGGCAAGGGGACGCTATCTATATTGCTTTTCCAACCGGTGAACGCTGGCTTATAGATGGCGGTCCAGATAAAAGTATTCTGGCTGAGTTGGATGCCATACTCCCGTTTGGTGACCGTCGTTTGACCGGGGTCATATTGACGCATCCGCATAGTGACCACGTGGCGGGGTTAGTTTCGGTTATAAATCGTTACACGGTTACCTATGTGGTTATGCCCGTGGCTGAACACACTAGTCCGCCGTACTTGGCTTTTCTTGAAGCAATAAAGCAACAACAACTTAAAGTTATTCCAGTCGACCATCCATTTGCTTGGGGGGGAGTCAGCAAGGGCGTATCTTGGCGGTGGGAGTTTTTGTATCCAACCACACGTTTAGGCAAACTGCCCGACAACAATGAAACATCGATTGTTTCTAAGCTGACCTATGGCAAGCGCTCTTTTCTTTTCACTGGTGATGCACCAGCTGACGTAGAACGTGCACTTTTGGCGGCTGGCAGAAACCTCAAAAGTGATGTTTTAAAAGTTGGTCACCACGGTAGTGACACGTCAACAAGTCAGGAATTTTTAGCAGCGGTCGCACCTCAGTACGCGGTAATTTCACTAGGGGAGCGCAACAGGTACGGGCACCCTTCTGTTGAGGTTGTGTCACGTTTGGAAAAAGCAGGTGCATCGGTACTCCGGACCGATAATGATGGAGCCATTACTTTTTACACAAACGGCGACATAGTAACAGTTGACAAGAGGCCATAA
- a CDS encoding DUF5671 domain-containing protein: protein MNKSTPRDVFAHLFAVIMLMVSVGSIIALAFQFINVYFPDQIDFYASRRAIGSTIHGAIAALIIAWPVYVYLLWFLGKEEQADPEKREIRVRKWLFTFTLFVAALTIVIDLITLIRNFLGGELSVRFGLKVLAVLVVAGVVFFYYLWDLRREASVKNRVAKPLALVTSLLVIAGIVGGFFLAGSPATQRAWKFDDQRVSDLEQIQVQILNHWIGKQALPTKLEELTDSVSGFIAPVDPETGAGYEYVVTNALQFDLCATFALPSPDIANEATARVLGIDYKWNHGAGRTCFTRTIDPELYKKTGAPVPLDLKR, encoded by the coding sequence ATGAACAAAAGTACACCACGCGACGTTTTTGCCCACTTGTTTGCTGTCATAATGCTCATGGTGAGCGTTGGCAGCATTATTGCGTTAGCGTTCCAATTTATTAATGTTTACTTTCCGGACCAAATTGATTTTTACGCTTCACGACGAGCCATCGGTAGCACTATTCATGGTGCTATTGCCGCACTCATCATAGCCTGGCCGGTGTATGTGTACCTTTTGTGGTTTCTTGGTAAGGAAGAGCAAGCAGACCCAGAAAAAAGAGAAATTCGTGTTCGTAAGTGGCTCTTCACGTTTACGCTGTTCGTGGCTGCTCTGACAATTGTCATTGACCTCATCACGCTTATTCGAAACTTCCTGGGTGGTGAACTTTCCGTTCGCTTCGGCCTAAAGGTTTTGGCGGTTCTGGTTGTGGCTGGTGTCGTTTTCTTTTACTACCTATGGGATTTACGACGAGAGGCTTCTGTAAAAAATCGGGTGGCAAAGCCATTGGCGCTTGTTACTTCGCTTCTCGTTATTGCTGGCATTGTTGGCGGCTTCTTTTTGGCCGGTTCACCAGCAACCCAGCGGGCTTGGAAATTCGATGACCAACGAGTAAGTGACCTTGAACAAATTCAGGTCCAAATATTGAATCACTGGATAGGGAAGCAAGCATTGCCAACGAAACTTGAAGAGCTCACCGACAGCGTGAGCGGCTTTATTGCCCCGGTTGACCCAGAGACCGGCGCAGGCTACGAGTACGTTGTTACGAATGCATTGCAGTTTGATCTTTGCGCGACATTTGCGCTTCCTTCGCCGGATATAGCGAATGAAGCAACGGCACGAGTGCTAGGCATTGATTACAAGTGGAATCACGGTGCTGGTCGCACGTGTTTTACTCGCACCATTGATCCGGAACTCTACAAAAAAACTGGCGCACCGGTTCCACTTGACCTGAAACGGTAA
- a CDS encoding nucleoside-diphosphate kinase — MSSSLLQEKTVVLVKPDGVKRGLIGEIISRIEQRGLKVIALKMVQADEQRAKDHYPKADDWFVAVGQKTLEDFQKHGKDAMAEFGTTEPKAIGQLVGQWNTDFFVSGPVVAMIVQGIHAVDMMRKIVGHTLPFKADMGTIRGDYSVDSPILAALQKRTVHNVVHASGDASEAAHEVKLWFSEPEIHEYTRAEEDVMF; from the coding sequence ATGAGTTCATCGTTACTTCAAGAAAAGACCGTAGTGCTCGTGAAGCCAGATGGTGTCAAGCGGGGACTTATTGGTGAGATTATTAGCCGCATCGAACAACGAGGGCTTAAGGTTATTGCTTTGAAAATGGTGCAAGCAGACGAACAGCGTGCCAAAGACCATTATCCGAAGGCTGATGACTGGTTTGTTGCGGTTGGCCAGAAGACGTTGGAAGATTTTCAAAAGCACGGCAAAGATGCGATGGCAGAATTTGGCACAACGGAGCCAAAAGCAATTGGTCAGTTGGTCGGTCAATGGAACACAGACTTCTTTGTGAGCGGTCCGGTTGTGGCTATGATTGTGCAGGGTATTCATGCAGTGGACATGATGCGAAAAATCGTTGGCCATACCTTGCCCTTCAAAGCAGACATGGGAACAATTCGCGGCGACTACTCTGTTGATTCGCCAATTCTGGCGGCGTTACAGAAACGTACCGTGCATAATGTTGTGCATGCTTCGGGTGACGCTAGTGAAGCGGCCCACGAAGTGAAACTTTGGTTTAGTGAGCCTGAGATTCACGAGTACACGCGCGCGGAAGAAGACGTAATGTTCTAG
- the atpF gene encoding F0F1 ATP synthase subunit B, producing the protein MDIISIVSAAEAVEPTGVAGALGLDVRLFLAQLINFGLLATLLWYLLFRPLTKHMADRSSRIAEGLAGAERAKQELETVAVTRERIMAEAKEKAAALLTKADDEAKRIIAASVVDAEKKADSIKERTAVELTAAKAQLLVEVRNSAADLVVLAAEKALRGTIDVKLDKKLVTEVLKETRV; encoded by the coding sequence ATGGACATCATTAGCATAGTTTCGGCCGCTGAGGCTGTTGAACCAACGGGCGTCGCTGGGGCGTTGGGTCTTGATGTGCGGCTTTTTTTGGCGCAACTAATAAACTTCGGGTTGTTAGCAACCTTGTTGTGGTACTTGTTGTTTCGACCACTCACGAAGCATATGGCCGACCGCTCGAGTCGGATTGCGGAAGGTTTAGCGGGTGCTGAACGTGCCAAACAGGAATTAGAAACCGTTGCGGTGACGCGTGAACGCATTATGGCTGAGGCAAAAGAGAAAGCGGCGGCGCTGTTGACCAAGGCAGATGACGAAGCGAAACGGATTATAGCGGCATCTGTGGTAGACGCCGAAAAGAAGGCCGATAGCATTAAAGAGCGGACTGCAGTTGAATTAACGGCGGCGAAGGCTCAGTTACTGGTTGAAGTGAGAAATTCTGCGGCTGACCTCGTGGTTCTCGCAGCCGAGAAGGCGCTCAGGGGCACCATTGACGTCAAGCTTGATAAAAAGTTGGTGACGGAAGTCTTAAAAGAGACGCGCGTATGA
- the atpB gene encoding F0F1 ATP synthase subunit A — translation MPHLPTLAAEIVFHIGNFPITNSFVNAVLVSTILVIVAAFLGRRLAAVPSGAQSFAEVGVETLLDYMDRVTHSREKSMKFFPIVASLFFFILISNWLGVLPGIGSLNILADEHGELVKLPLLRPANADLNLTVAMAVVAVVSSHVLGVVAIGFWKYSDRFIKLGTLWRSLRKGGVNIFVGIIEFFVGLIEIISEVAKVVSLSLRLFGNIFAGEVLLTVMAGLIALIVPLPFLLLEFLVGFIQATVFAMLTLVYLTMATTDLEATH, via the coding sequence ATGCCTCACCTCCCTACGCTCGCCGCAGAAATCGTTTTTCACATCGGTAATTTTCCAATTACCAATAGTTTTGTGAACGCGGTGTTAGTTAGTACCATTCTGGTTATTGTGGCAGCGTTTTTGGGGCGTCGGTTGGCAGCTGTTCCGTCTGGTGCACAGTCTTTCGCCGAAGTTGGTGTCGAGACACTGCTCGATTACATGGACAGGGTTACGCACAGTCGAGAAAAGTCAATGAAATTTTTCCCAATCGTGGCGAGTCTTTTCTTTTTTATCCTGATTTCCAACTGGCTTGGGGTATTGCCCGGCATCGGTTCATTGAACATTCTGGCAGACGAACATGGTGAGCTAGTGAAATTGCCACTACTACGACCGGCCAATGCAGATCTCAATTTAACCGTCGCCATGGCTGTTGTGGCAGTCGTGTCCTCGCACGTGCTCGGTGTTGTGGCTATTGGGTTTTGGAAATACAGCGACCGCTTTATAAAACTGGGCACTTTGTGGCGCTCGCTTCGCAAGGGAGGCGTTAACATTTTTGTTGGCATCATAGAGTTTTTTGTTGGGCTCATTGAAATCATCAGTGAAGTTGCGAAAGTAGTTAGCCTTAGCCTACGTCTATTTGGGAACATTTTTGCAGGGGAAGTGTTATTAACAGTGATGGCCGGGCTCATCGCACTGATTGTGCCACTGCCGTTTCTCCTTTTGGAATTCTTGGTTGGCTTCATTCAGGCGACAGTCTTTGCCATGCTTACCCTTGTGTACCTAACCATGGCAACAACCGACCTAGAGGCAACACATTAA
- a CDS encoding F0F1 ATP synthase subunit delta, with protein MKNISAYARALVDSYRAASSPRAASVVLDRFVSVLTAERLQPLVPALLEAVEREAHTYEKKVQGTVRVAHPHSAKEFEQFGDVIVAEQPELLGGFTLRREGVAVDASVQGALTTLGLLMKKD; from the coding sequence ATGAAAAATATAAGTGCCTACGCGCGCGCGTTAGTTGATAGTTACAGAGCGGCGTCGTCGCCGCGTGCAGCCAGCGTGGTGCTTGATCGCTTCGTTAGCGTGCTGACGGCCGAACGTTTGCAGCCATTAGTACCGGCGCTCCTTGAGGCTGTAGAGCGAGAAGCTCATACATACGAGAAGAAAGTGCAAGGTACGGTTCGTGTCGCTCATCCACACAGTGCAAAGGAGTTCGAGCAGTTTGGTGACGTGATAGTCGCCGAACAACCCGAGCTTCTTGGTGGGTTTACGTTACGCCGCGAAGGTGTAGCGGTTGATGCATCCGTTCAGGGCGCACTTACTACCCTTGGTCTACTCATGAAGAAAGATTAA
- a CDS encoding response regulator: MPEEKIKVLVVEDDPMILDMYVHKFQQEGFVVVSHDRGDGVVELVEQEKPNITLLDVIMPGLDGFAVLEALRKNPATKDVKVLMLTNLGQDEDKEKGLKLGAMGYIVKSSRTPGEVVKEVRTYLAKK; encoded by the coding sequence ATGCCAGAAGAGAAAATAAAAGTACTCGTGGTCGAGGACGACCCAATGATCCTTGATATGTACGTCCATAAATTCCAGCAAGAGGGGTTTGTGGTGGTTTCGCACGACCGTGGCGATGGCGTCGTTGAACTGGTGGAACAAGAGAAGCCGAACATCACACTCCTCGATGTTATTATGCCAGGGCTCGACGGTTTCGCAGTGCTAGAGGCTTTACGGAAAAATCCGGCAACAAAAGACGTTAAGGTGCTGATGCTGACAAATCTTGGTCAAGATGAAGACAAAGAGAAGGGTTTAAAGCTTGGGGCTATGGGGTATATCGTAAAATCCAGTCGTACCCCAGGTGAAGTAGTAAAAGAAGTTCGTACTTATTTAGCAAAAAAATAA